The proteins below are encoded in one region of Podarcis raffonei isolate rPodRaf1 chromosome 8, rPodRaf1.pri, whole genome shotgun sequence:
- the LOC128420387 gene encoding free fatty acid receptor 2-like yields the protein MMSLYNIMVLAVYIFAFLAGLPANLLAFYTFQAKVRQKATPIEILLFNLTVSDVTLLLFLPFKMVEAASDMTWPLPMFLCPLTNFCYYSSIYISTLFLMAISVERYLGVAYPIRYKLNRRPMYAVFASILFWFLACSHCSIIYVVELAVPGHNNETNPNSANASKCYESFSPNQLHILLPVRLELCITLFFLPFLITLFCYVNLVRILASLPNIHARRKKRAVGITVTTLLNFAICFAPFNISHIVGFIQNESPSWRVYALLLSTLSASMDPAIFYFSSTAIQQNLAKCFSSLGHKIHAIMPWCYQFCGFCCDIEIDHSGVDKSSISVSNLGELPSERIVRGW from the coding sequence ATGATGTCGTTATACAACATCATGGTCCTTGCTGTCTACATCTTTGCCTTCCTGGCTGGCCTCCCTGCCAACCTCTTGGCCTTCTACACATTCCAAGCCAAGGTGCGCCAGAAGGCAACCCCAATAGAAATCCTCTTGTTCAACTTGACTGTGTCTGATGTCACCCTGCTCCTCTTTCTGCCCTTTAAGATGGTGGAGGCCGCTTCGGACATGACGTGGCCTCTGCCCATGTTCCTTTGCCCTCTGACCAACTTCTGTTACTACAGCAGCATCTACATCAGCACCCTGTTCCTCATGGCCATCAGCGTGGAGCGCTACCTGGGCGTTGCCTATCCTATCAGGTACAAGTTGAACCGGAGGCCAATGTATGCAGTGTTTGCCAGCATCTTGTTCTGGTTCCTCGCTTGCTCCCACTGCAGCATTATCTATGTTGTGGAACTCGCGGTGCCAGGCCATAATAACGAAACCAACCCCAACTCTGCCAACGCCTCCAAATGTTATGAGAGTTTCTCCCCCAACCAGCTCCACATCCTCCTCCCTGTCCGCCTGGAGCTCTGCAtcaccctcttcttcctccctttcctcATCACCCTTTTCTGCTATGTCAACTTAGTCCGCATCCTAGCCTCCTTGCCCAACATCCATGCCCGCAGGAAGAAACGGGCTGTGGGGATCACTGTTACCACTTTGCTCAACTTTGCCATCTGCTTTGCTCCCTTCAACATCTCCCACATTGTGGGCTTCATCCAGAATGAGAGTCCTTCCTGGAGGGTTTATGCTTTGCTCCTTAGCACCCTCAGTGCTTCCATGGACCCAGCAATCTTCTACTTCTCCTCCACTGCTATCCAACAAAACTTAGCCAAATGTTTTTCCAGCCTGGGGCACAAAATCCATGCCATCATGCCATGGTGTTATCAGTTTTGCGGGTTCTGCTGTGACATCGAGATAGACCACAGTGGGGTTGATAAATCTTCTATTTCTGTTTCTAACCTGGGGGAGCTGCCTTCTGAAAGGATTGTGAGGGGCTGGTAG
- the LOC128418515 gene encoding free fatty acid receptor 2-like encodes MSLYNAMVLAVYIFAFLAGLPANLLAFYTFQAKVRQKATPIEILLFNLTVSDVILLLFLPFKMVEAASDMTWPLPMFLCPLTNFCYYSSIYISTLFLMAISVERYLGVAYPIRYKLNRRPMYAVFASILFWFLACSHCSIVYIVELALPGHNNETISNSANTSKCYESFSPNQLHILLPVRLELCITLFFLPFLITLFCYVNLVRILTSLPNIHARRKQRAVGLAVATLLNFAVCFAPYNISHIVGFIQNESPSWRVYALLLSTLNASMDPAIFYFSSTAIQQTFAKCFSGLGRKFHAIMPWCYQFCGFCCDIEIDHSGVDKSSISISNLGELPSERIVRGW; translated from the coding sequence ATGTCGTTATACAATGCCATGGTCCTTGCCGTCTACATCTTTGCCTTCCTGGCTGGCCTCCCAGCCAACCTCCTGGCCTTCTACACATTCCAAGCCAAGGTGCGCCAGAAGGCAACCCCAATAGAAATCCTCTTGTTCAACTTGACTGTGTCTGATGTCATCCTGCTCCTCTTTCTGCCCTTCAAGATGGTGGAGGCCGCTTCGGACATGACATGGCCTCTCCCCATGTTCCTTTGCCCTCTCACCAACTTCTGTTACTACAGCAGCATCTACATCAGCACCCTGTTCCTCATGGCCATCAGCGTGGAGCGCTACCTGGGCGTTGCCTATCCTATCAGGTACAAGTTGAACCGGAGACCAATGTATGCAGTGTTTGCCAGCATCTTGTTCTGGTTCCTCGCTTGCTCCCACTGCAGCATTGTCTACATCGTGGAACTCGCTTTGCCAGGTCATAATAACGAAACCATCTCCAACTCTGCCAACACCTCCAAATGTTATGAGAGTTTCTCCCCCAACCAGCTCCACATCCTCCTCCCTGTCCGCCTGGAGCTCTGCAtcaccctcttcttcctccctttcctcATCACCCTTTTTTGCTATGTCAACTTAGTCCGCATCCTAACCTCCTTGCCTAACATCCATGCCCGCAGGAAGCAACGGGCTGTGGGGCTTGCTGTGGCTACTTTGCTCAACTTTGCGGTCTGCTTTGCTCCCTACAACATTTCCCACATTGTGGGCTTCATCCAGAATGAGAGTCCTTCCTGGAGGGTGTATGCGTTGCTCCTTAGCACCCTCAACGCTTCCATGGACCCAGCAATCTTCTATTTCTCCTCCACTGCCATCCAACAAACCTTTGCCAAATGTTTTTCCGGCCTGGGACGCAAGTTCCATGCCATCATGCCATGGTGTTATCAGTTTTGTGGGTTCTGCTGTGACATCGAGATAGACCACAGTGGGGTTGATAaatcttctatttctatttctaaccTGGGCGAGCTGCCTTCTGAAAGGATCGTGAGGGGCTGGTAG